Part of the Zingiber officinale cultivar Zhangliang chromosome 6A, Zo_v1.1, whole genome shotgun sequence genome, TGatataacaattctaaactatCGTAGGTAAGCATTAGAATACATAGGAGACAGTAGTAGGTATTTTGAATTGGCTAATTCTTTAGcttgaaggggagtcttggcgcaacggtaaagttgttgccatgtaaccaaaaggtcacgggttcgaatcttggaaacagcctcttgcaaaaaacaaggtaagactgcgtacaatggatctttccccggaaccccgcatggcgggagtttcgtgcaccgaGCTGCCCTTTTAATTCTTTAGCTTGAATAGTTTCTTTTTAATACACACAACTAGGGCTATTTCAAACGTGTTTCACTTATAGAATTTCAAAATACTAATAAAAAGGGAGAATATGAACACATATGTTCTTTACCTCCAAATACAGCACTGGTTCCTGAATACAACAGAAGTGAAGGAATCTGGAGGGAAAGAAACGTTGCATAACAGTgccaaaaaataattaaataagagAAAGTGTTATTACTTAAATTTTGGAGGCAACAAATCAGCAAATGCTTCTTCATAAATGTAGATCAGAGCATTTTCAAGTGAACTAGAAGAGGAACCTATTTAAACAAAATATCTAAATTTGGATCAGTATGGTAATGGTTATGTAAGATAAACATCAATGTTATCTAAACTTTAGTAAACCTTCAgataaaggaaagagaaaatcaGATGTAAGATTATAGTGAGCATGCTATGGTGGATGCCACTTCAATTTCACACAGGACATAACATTGTATAATGAGGGCGCACCATGTAATCTTGGATGATTACATATCTGAATGAATATGAACTACTGTAACTCAGTTCATCTCACAAAGGCTTAGTACCATACAAAGTTTATTCTGCCAGAGAACCTCTATCatgtttctctttttattttcctGTTTTACCAATTCCTGTGTTGTTTTTATTTACATGTCTTTTCATTGCATCATCCATGAACTCCTCGAGTTACTATTTGGAGAAGGATGGTCAAtgttcaaattcaaataaaaaattcaaacctaCCAAAAGTAATAACATGACTTGGCTTTCATTTATCGAAGTCTAATGGATGCCCAATGTGCACCACCATTAGTACACAATGAAAAAGCAAATTAACAACCAACCATCCAAGGTCTCGTTTTTCATAGAGAATCTTATAGGGAATATCCATAAGATCAATGGTAAAACTAAATCAGATGATAAGACAGTAGATATCATCTAATCTTTAGCAATTCGCATAAAAAAATACATATCACATAATCTTTAGCTATTTACAAAAACCATGAATTCAACACAAAATGACAGAAATCATTACCCCAACTGAGAATTGCAGCCATTTAGGACCCTTGACATGCTTCTGAATAAATGGAATACCTAGCAATCGCGTATCCACAGTCACCTCTTTTAGGATTATCACAATGGTCAAATTATCCATAGGACGAGTTAGCTTCAAAAGAAACTAAAACTATGACCTGAATTCATACTATGGACAGCACTAAGCAATCCGCCAGCTCCTGAACCAGCCTTTTCAACACAAGATAATAAACAGAAGAAACAATCACAATAAAACAAGGTAGAATACCAGTCGCCATTGAGTAATTAAGTCATGTATTCAAAAGAAGTACATTTGTACCACACTAGCAGCATCATGCAAGACAGAAGTGATCGCCCATCCCCCTTTTTCCTGAAAATTTCAAAAGCCGCATAAGGCACTGATAGTTGGAGTAGGGAAATTAAGGTGAAAGCGAAATCCAAGTTGAAGAAAATCAAAGGTGCTATGATTCTTttttttggtttaaaaaaaaaagagagataatATTACCCAGAAAAGCAATGCAAGGTTGGGATGTGAGCAGAAGAGAACAAACCGGATTAGGGTTTATGAGGGAGAGGCAACGAGGGCAACGAGCAGAGCCCAAGCCAGGACTCATCGTCGGGTCATGTTGAAGATTTCCGTTCCGGAGCTTCTCCTCGTAAACTTGTCTCGTCCCCATCCCCTTCCCCTCGTCCTCGAAACAGCTCGAACCCCTGGAACAGAAGTTTCGCGACATCGCTAAATCAATTTCGTAGATCAAACTCAAAACAGCCCAAAATCAAGCCAACACGATCTCCAAGCTAACAACTTTCTTGATAGGGAAGGGCGGCGGTGCGTGCTTTCGCCGGAGAAGGCAGCGGCGTCGTCGAGCAGCCGGGACGAGATTTATGACGTAGGCACCGAAATCTGGATCATATAAAAAATaacaatattaaaatttaaatttcctataataatattattaaaaatatattcagTCATCACGCCACGTGGCTGCATGAGGCTGCGTAGGTTGACGTCACCTCTCTGCATGCGAGCGAGCGAGCGAGGGTTGAGCCCAAGAATTAGGCAATCGTTCATTCTCAGCAAAGATATTTTATTATCGATCACGTGAAATTGAATCTTGCCTAATCTGTAAGTCACAATCGATGGAATTACTCTGTTTTTCTTGTTCCCCGTTCGACCAATTCAAATCAAGCAACATTTCTTGCACCGTCCAAAGTTCGACTACTGGTTCCGACATAGCCATGTCTTCCTCTGCTCTACGCTACGCTGCTGCCGCCGCTACTGCTGTCAATCCGACCGTCGAGATTCGCCATTTCGGTCCGCAATTGGGTGCCACTTCAGTGAACGTGGCTAAAAAGCAGGCGGCGGCGTCTGCGCGCTGCTCTTCCTCTGGTTCCTTTCCGGAGTTGGTCCGCGAGGAAGGACAGCTCATGAAGGCCGGGGCCGCCGGGCCCGACTGGAACTTGCTCCAGCGCCTCGCCGCCGCGGCGCTTGACCTTGTTGAGCGTTCTTTGGTGTGTAATCTGCTCGAGCGGGGCTGCCCGCTGCCCGAGACTGCCGACCCCACCGTCCAGCTCGCCGGTAACTTCGCGCCCGTCGCCGAGAGACCGCCGTGCCGCGATCTTCCCGTGGAAGGTCGCATCCCGCCGGACCTTGACGGGGTTTACGTCCGCAACGGGGCGAATCCCCTGTTCGAGCCCCTCGCCGGTCACCACTTCTTCGACGGCGACGGGATGGTGCACGCGGTTCAGCTCCGTGACGGCCGCGCCGGCTACGCGTGCCGGTTCACTGAGACGGAGCGGCTCCGGCAGGAGCGCGTCATCGGGAAGCCGGTCTTCCCCAAGGCCGTCGGCGAGCTCCACGGCCACTCGGGCATCGCTCGACTGCTGCTCTTCTACGCTCGTGGCCTCTTCGGCCTCGTCGACGTCAGCCGGGGATCGGGCCTCGCCAACGCTGGCCTTGTCTACTTCAACCGTCGCCTTTTGGCCATGTCCGAGGATGACGTGCCGTACCACGTGCGCGTCACCACCGCCGGCGACCTCGAAACGGTGGGCCGATGCGATTTCGACGGCCAGCTCCGAGGCTCCATGATCGCGCATCCAAAGATCGACCCGGCGACCGGCGAGCTCTTCGGTCTCAGCTATGAGTTCGTCCGGAAGCCGTACCTCAAGTACTTCTACATCTCCTCCGACGGCCGGAAGTCAACTGACGTGGCCATTCCCCTCGACCAGCCGACCATGACGCACGACTTCACCATCACCGAGCGCCACGTGGTTATCCCGGACCAGCAGGTGGTCTTCAAACTCCAGGAGTTGCTGCGCGGTGGCTCGCCGGTGGTGTACGACCCGAGCAAGACAGCCCGGTTCGGCGTTCTCCCCAAGTACTCCGCCGACGCCTCTGAGCTCCGATGGGTCGACGTCCCCGACTGCTTTTGTTTCCACCTGTGGAATGCGTGGGAGGAGCCGGCCGCCGGCGAGGTGGTTGTAATCGGTTCCTGCATGACTCCGGCCGTCGCCGTCTTCAACGACTCCTGCGAGAGCCTCCAGTGCGTGCTCTCCGAGATACGGCTTAACCTCCACACCGGCAAGTCGAGTCGCCGGCCCATCCTCTCCCCGGCCGACCAGGTGAACCTAGAAACCGGAACGGTCAACCGGAATCTTCTCGGGAGGAAGACCCAATTCGCCTACCTCGCCATCGCAGAGCCCTGGCCAAAACTCTCCGGGTTCGCTAAGGTCAACCTCTTCACCGGCgaggtcaagaaattcatcttcGGGGAGTGCCAGTACGGCGGCGAGCCGTACTTCGTGCCGGCGCAGGACGACGCTGACGCCGGCGAAGACCACGGCCACGTGCTCTGCTTCGCGCATGACGAGAGGACGTCGGAGTCCAAGCTGACGATAGTCGACGGCGCCACGATGGAACTCGAAGCTACCGTGAAGATGCCGTCGCGCGTACCCTACGGCTTCCACGGCACCTTCATCAATTCCCTGGAATTGGAGTCACAGGCTTAAAAATCTATCTGCTTTCTTCATCGATTCCTCCCTGTTCTTGCTCCACACCTCGATTCAACAAAACTATGTTACGAACGTATTATTCTTGCAAACTGTTTCATCAGTACAATCGATTCTTCTTGATTCTGTCCGGACTCTAAGTCTGACGAACATCGATTGAGATGGCGTCGATGTTAACGGAGAGATGACTTGGACACACCTAACATATGTGCATCAAAAAGACGGACCTCCATGTGGAGCTCAAAGATAGTGGTGACAAGACTGGTAATATTTAGGCTCTGCGCACATTCAGACAGTACACGGAACGTTAGAGATCAGAAACTAAGAAAAAAAGTCTCCGGCGCAAGcgctccgacgctcaagtcaggtcctttttcccagAAGAATAGTGCACGAAGGAAAAAAGAACGGTAGAAGATGAGTGCGAATGTGCGCGTATCTGGCTAAGGGAGAGGACCTTCCTTTTATATGATGctgtgatcccgtccggaagttgagtcggatgaaggcgggccttgatgtactggaagttgacggaaagtcgttgagGCGTCGGATCTACCTGGCACCCCCCGGAAAGGTTCGTACGGGCGGCTGACGAAGGaagatgaccaggacgatgacACTGCGGCTCTACGCACATTCAGACGagtccacgagtcgttagagaccagaaaccaggaaaaaaagtccccggatcatgccttccgacgctcaagtcaagtactttttccccatAAAACACAGAGAAAAGACGAAAAGTAAATAcgagtaagaaatgacgagtgagcgtacttgCATAAGGGAtaaaacatccctttttatactgcaacagaTGTTTCTGTGTCTggtgggtgtcagggaatgtcggctgtcagactttgtctggcggtgaatgacacacgACACCTCCTCATAGGCTGGCAACATAACAAGAGGGGTAATGAGCCctgactgttagcatattccctgacacactgattattctctgacattctctga contains:
- the LOC121998541 gene encoding uncharacterized protein LOC121998541 isoform X3, which translates into the protein MQRDFGAYVINLVPAARRRRCLLRRKHAPPPFPIKGSSCFEDEGKGMGTRQVYEEKLRNGNLQHDPTMSPGLGSARCPRCLSLINPNPEKGGWAITSVLHDAASVAGSGAGGLLSAVHSMNSGTSAVFGAYLLPAFSQLSVSSYYAASSASCYAISRATNYIEESHLSQCSRKG
- the LOC121998541 gene encoding uncharacterized protein LOC121998541 isoform X1, with translation MGTRQVYEEKLRNGNLQHDPTMSPGLGSARCPRCLSLINPNPEKGGWAITSVLHDAASVAGSGAGGLLSAVHSMNSGIPFIQKHVKGPKWLQFSVGIPSLLLYSGTSAVFGAYLLPAFSQLSVSSYYAASSASCYAISRATNYIEESHLSQCSRKG
- the LOC121998541 gene encoding uncharacterized protein LOC121998541 isoform X2, with the protein product MGTRQVYEEKLRNGNLQHDPTMSPGLGSARCPRCLSLINPNPEKGGWAITSVLHDAASVAGSGAGGLLSAVHSMNSGIPFIQKHVKGPKWLQFSVGLTCFRRSVSSVCHHTMPLRVPLAMQYRELQIILKNLIYPSVQEKAS
- the LOC121998539 gene encoding 9-cis-epoxycarotenoid dioxygenase, chloroplastic-like, producing MELLCFSCSPFDQFKSSNISCTVQSSTTGSDIAMSSSALRYAAAAATAVNPTVEIRHFGPQLGATSVNVAKKQAAASARCSSSGSFPELVREEGQLMKAGAAGPDWNLLQRLAAAALDLVERSLVCNLLERGCPLPETADPTVQLAGNFAPVAERPPCRDLPVEGRIPPDLDGVYVRNGANPLFEPLAGHHFFDGDGMVHAVQLRDGRAGYACRFTETERLRQERVIGKPVFPKAVGELHGHSGIARLLLFYARGLFGLVDVSRGSGLANAGLVYFNRRLLAMSEDDVPYHVRVTTAGDLETVGRCDFDGQLRGSMIAHPKIDPATGELFGLSYEFVRKPYLKYFYISSDGRKSTDVAIPLDQPTMTHDFTITERHVVIPDQQVVFKLQELLRGGSPVVYDPSKTARFGVLPKYSADASELRWVDVPDCFCFHLWNAWEEPAAGEVVVIGSCMTPAVAVFNDSCESLQCVLSEIRLNLHTGKSSRRPILSPADQVNLETGTVNRNLLGRKTQFAYLAIAEPWPKLSGFAKVNLFTGEVKKFIFGECQYGGEPYFVPAQDDADAGEDHGHVLCFAHDERTSESKLTIVDGATMELEATVKMPSRVPYGFHGTFINSLELESQA